A single genomic interval of Spirosoma linguale DSM 74 harbors:
- a CDS encoding oxidoreductase molybdopterin binding protein (PFAM: oxidoreductase molybdopterin binding; Mo-co oxidoreductase dimerisation domain~KEGG: pat:Patl_2874 twin-arginine translocation pathway signal) codes for MQNQIHDRRGFLRKSALATLTTLVGTPIVFADRIPPFYKPLAFDYDPLKAKSPDMKVLGDKPWNVESPIHLLDDAVTPVEKMFIRNNGLIPSEPIDPAKWTLTIKGESVKATKTYTLNDLKKRFTPHTYQLVLECGGNGRAGYEPQTTGNPWEQGAVSCAEWTGVRLKDILADVGLKDDAVYIGYYGKDPHLSQDPTKVAISRGVPIKKALENETLIAWAVNGKDIPLEHGYPLRLVIGGWPASVSGKWLHTIAVRDKIHDGAKMEGHSYKMPIRPVQPGEKIAETPENFRIIESMPVKSLITYPKTGAMLEGRKTLELRGHAWAGDKSVQDVHTSIDYGATWQKSKLQAPKNRLAWQHWTTEVTFPQSGYYEVWVRATDNSGVTQPMVIPQWNPGGYLNNACHRIAVKVV; via the coding sequence ATGCAGAATCAGATTCATGACCGGCGGGGATTTCTCCGGAAAAGTGCGCTCGCTACGCTGACAACATTGGTGGGTACGCCTATTGTTTTCGCCGACCGTATACCGCCTTTTTACAAACCCCTTGCCTTTGACTACGACCCGCTGAAAGCGAAAAGCCCGGATATGAAAGTGTTGGGCGATAAACCCTGGAATGTGGAGTCGCCCATTCATTTGCTGGATGATGCGGTTACACCCGTAGAAAAAATGTTTATCCGGAACAACGGTCTGATTCCGTCTGAACCCATTGACCCGGCTAAATGGACCCTGACCATCAAAGGGGAGTCCGTAAAAGCGACAAAAACCTACACGCTCAACGACCTCAAAAAAAGGTTTACGCCCCATACCTACCAGCTCGTGCTCGAATGTGGCGGTAACGGGCGGGCGGGGTATGAGCCGCAAACAACCGGTAACCCCTGGGAGCAGGGAGCCGTGAGCTGTGCGGAATGGACGGGTGTTCGGCTGAAGGATATTCTGGCCGATGTTGGCCTGAAAGACGATGCTGTTTATATCGGCTATTACGGAAAAGACCCGCATCTGAGCCAGGACCCCACAAAAGTGGCTATTTCGCGGGGGGTACCCATCAAAAAAGCCCTGGAGAACGAAACACTCATTGCCTGGGCGGTCAACGGAAAAGATATTCCGCTGGAGCATGGCTATCCATTGCGGCTGGTGATTGGCGGCTGGCCCGCGTCGGTGTCCGGCAAATGGCTGCACACCATCGCCGTTCGGGATAAAATTCACGATGGGGCCAAGATGGAGGGCCATAGCTATAAAATGCCGATTCGGCCGGTGCAGCCCGGCGAAAAAATTGCCGAAACACCCGAGAACTTCCGCATAATCGAGTCGATGCCCGTTAAGTCGTTGATAACCTATCCGAAGACCGGCGCTATGCTGGAGGGCCGGAAAACGCTGGAACTTCGGGGTCATGCCTGGGCGGGGGATAAGTCGGTTCAGGATGTACACACCTCCATTGATTATGGTGCTACCTGGCAAAAAAGTAAGCTACAGGCCCCAAAAAATCGGCTGGCGTGGCAGCACTGGACTACGGAAGTGACTTTCCCGCAATCGGGTTATTACGAGGTGTGGGTTCGGGCTACCGACAACAGCGGTGTAACGCAGCCCATGGTTATTCCGCAATGGAACCCCGGCGGCTACCTGAACAATGCCTGCCATCGGATTGCCGTAAAAGTGGTGTAG
- a CDS encoding SSS sodium solute transporter superfamily (TIGRFAM: SSS sodium solute transporter superfamily~PFAM: Na+/solute symporter~KEGG: cja:CJA_2775 sodium/glucose cotransport protein) encodes MLQSLSTVDLVVVVLLLLFLVTASMYSSFKKKSSEEYFMAGRSLKWYSVAGSIFGTNIHAQQIIGMMGVGYSIGFVQSHYEVWAVPAILVLVYIFIPIYRKRQFFTLSQFLENRYSGQTRLVYTILMIAFIMIQLIGGFYIGSRTLGILFEGTSWELTYLQGILIIATVTILFTVFGGMESVVIADNILTVVMIVSVLLMGTLTYLQPEIGGISGLLKLDHAEANKMHLYLPASHPKLPWLGIFTGLTILNFFYWTTNQYQVQRVLAAQTERDAKLGSIAAGFLKLTIPFFSIGAGTAAFYLFRARFGENSIKPDDTFLTLLKTVVPVGYGFVGLILAGLMCAIFSAIYSMMNSVSTMLAYDVYRKYLKPNASDKLTVRFGQGGVFVMCAIATGLAYTTFDPTSSENFFLILANQTSYLKPGLVVVFFWGVLWQKTNPKAAVIVLMSSPLIGFGCDWLYDHVLVNSLWVRDTFGETLNFLYRVFLIFLIGSVLIAVLSLYFNRRTGPVQTHDMTVSVNGIGSALLRFAVLQGPLLALVLLDRLSPQQAALPSAILTIALFGWYLKREKEAVAFYQSDIFYAGILTGVMMWIMYYFA; translated from the coding sequence ATGCTTCAATCTCTAAGTACCGTCGATCTGGTCGTAGTCGTTTTGCTATTGCTGTTTCTGGTGACGGCCAGTATGTATTCCAGCTTTAAAAAGAAAAGCTCGGAAGAGTACTTCATGGCGGGACGGTCGCTGAAATGGTACTCCGTAGCGGGGTCAATTTTTGGTACGAATATCCACGCCCAGCAGATTATTGGCATGATGGGCGTAGGCTATTCCATTGGCTTTGTCCAGAGTCATTACGAAGTATGGGCGGTGCCAGCCATTCTGGTACTGGTGTATATTTTCATTCCTATTTACCGAAAACGGCAGTTTTTTACCCTTTCCCAATTTCTGGAAAACCGTTACAGCGGCCAGACGCGCCTGGTTTATACCATCCTGATGATAGCCTTCATCATGATTCAGTTGATTGGCGGTTTCTACATCGGCAGCCGTACGCTGGGCATTCTGTTTGAAGGCACCAGTTGGGAACTGACCTATTTACAAGGCATTCTAATCATTGCAACGGTTACCATTCTGTTCACTGTTTTCGGAGGGATGGAATCGGTTGTAATTGCGGATAATATCCTGACCGTTGTGATGATCGTGTCGGTGTTGCTGATGGGTACGCTGACCTACCTACAACCCGAAATAGGCGGAATCAGCGGTCTGCTGAAGCTGGACCATGCCGAGGCCAATAAAATGCATTTGTACCTGCCAGCCAGTCACCCCAAGCTTCCCTGGCTGGGCATCTTTACGGGCCTCACCATTCTTAACTTCTTCTACTGGACAACCAACCAGTATCAGGTACAGCGGGTGCTGGCTGCGCAAACCGAACGTGATGCCAAGCTGGGCTCCATTGCCGCCGGATTTTTGAAACTTACTATTCCGTTCTTTTCCATCGGAGCGGGAACGGCGGCCTTTTATTTGTTCAGAGCCCGATTCGGTGAGAATAGTATTAAGCCCGACGATACGTTCCTGACGCTCCTGAAGACGGTTGTGCCGGTCGGTTACGGGTTTGTAGGATTAATACTAGCCGGGTTGATGTGCGCTATATTTTCGGCGATCTACTCGATGATGAACTCCGTTTCGACCATGCTGGCGTATGATGTGTACCGCAAATACCTCAAGCCTAATGCGTCGGATAAGCTGACTGTCCGGTTCGGGCAGGGGGGCGTTTTTGTGATGTGTGCCATTGCTACCGGCCTTGCCTATACCACCTTCGACCCGACCTCGTCCGAGAATTTTTTCCTGATTCTGGCTAACCAGACGTCTTACCTGAAACCCGGTTTGGTGGTGGTGTTCTTTTGGGGTGTACTCTGGCAAAAAACCAACCCGAAAGCGGCCGTTATTGTGCTTATGAGTTCCCCACTGATCGGTTTTGGCTGCGACTGGCTTTATGACCATGTCCTAGTCAACTCACTCTGGGTACGCGATACGTTTGGAGAAACGCTCAATTTCCTGTACCGCGTGTTCCTGATCTTTCTGATCGGATCGGTGTTGATTGCGGTGCTGAGCCTTTATTTTAACCGCCGGACCGGTCCCGTACAAACACACGACATGACCGTTTCGGTCAATGGCATCGGGAGTGCTTTGCTGCGATTTGCGGTGCTTCAGGGGCCATTGCTGGCGCTGGTACTACTTGATCGGCTATCGCCCCAGCAAGCAGCTCTGCCATCTGCCATTCTTACAATAGCCTTGTTCGGGTGGTATCTGAAGCGCGAAAAAGAGGCCGTTGCCTTTTATCAGTCCGACATTTTTTACGCTGGGATACTTACGGGCGTTATGATGTGGATTATGTATTATTTCGCCTGA
- a CDS encoding conserved hypothetical protein (KEGG: pat:Patl_2873 hypothetical protein): MNTVKSVLVVTALLVSLASFRGVYKPAQTASSVVKTDTTKLDPESGMVNDPNLMMVKAQCTACHSSKLILQHRFTRAGWQERIRWMQKYHKLWDLGESEKVVLDYLEKNYGPQTAVNLNTFRRAPLKEVKWYKLP, translated from the coding sequence ATGAATACAGTAAAATCAGTTCTCGTTGTAACCGCCCTACTGGTTAGTCTGGCGAGTTTTCGGGGCGTTTACAAGCCCGCGCAAACGGCCTCATCGGTGGTAAAAACAGATACCACTAAACTTGATCCTGAATCGGGCATGGTCAATGACCCCAACCTGATGATGGTGAAAGCGCAGTGCACGGCCTGCCATTCCTCAAAGCTTATTCTGCAACACCGCTTTACGCGGGCAGGCTGGCAGGAGCGCATTCGCTGGATGCAGAAGTACCATAAACTGTGGGATCTGGGCGAATCGGAAAAAGTGGTGCTGGATTACCTCGAAAAAAACTACGGCCCACAGACGGCCGTTAACCTGAACACCTTCCGGCGTGCTCCACTTAAAGAAGTAAAGTGGTATAAACTGCCCTGA
- a CDS encoding protein of unknown function DUF179 (PFAM: protein of unknown function DUF179~KEGG: vpa:VP2612 hypothetical protein), producing the protein MNTSSPNIQNGDLLIAEPFMGDNNFERSVVLVCEHNAVGTFGLVLNQQTDIQLGDVIEDIHTDLPLFVGGPVQQNTLHFIHRRPDLIDNSICVVDGLYWSGDFDQIKRGVNLGTLTERDIRFFIGYSGWNEGQLDSELLQKAWIISRTKADFLFETPTTEFWREVLKRKGGEYKSIAHYPVDPRLN; encoded by the coding sequence ATGAATACCTCTTCGCCAAACATCCAGAATGGAGATTTATTAATCGCCGAGCCATTTATGGGCGATAACAATTTCGAGCGTAGTGTAGTCCTGGTTTGCGAACACAACGCCGTCGGCACCTTTGGGCTGGTTTTGAACCAGCAGACGGATATTCAACTGGGTGACGTTATTGAAGATATTCATACCGACTTGCCCTTGTTTGTGGGTGGACCTGTTCAGCAAAATACCCTGCACTTTATCCATCGCCGACCCGATTTGATCGACAATTCAATCTGTGTTGTTGATGGGTTGTACTGGAGTGGCGATTTCGACCAGATCAAGCGGGGTGTCAATCTAGGTACGCTTACGGAGCGGGATATTCGCTTTTTCATTGGCTACTCGGGCTGGAACGAGGGTCAACTGGATAGCGAACTGCTTCAGAAAGCGTGGATCATCAGCCGGACCAAAGCCGACTTTCTGTTCGAAACGCCCACAACCGAATTCTGGCGGGAAGTGCTGAAACGCAAGGGGGGCGAGTACAAATCCATTGCTCACTACCCGGTTGACCCGCGGCTTAACTAG
- a CDS encoding Alkanesulfonate monooxygenase (PFAM: Luciferase-like, subgroup~KEGG: atc:AGR_L_3078 hypothetical protein): MLNEPIQAVPARTEKRICEVAWFDDLCGGDTAFLGTLDPDRRSNYAHCADIMKTADRLGFENILLPTSYIVGQEVLPFAGAMAPQVKNISMLTAVRTGEIHPPMLARHIATLDHMLEGRLTINIINSDLPGLKEDHEFRYKRCEEVIEILKQGWTQDRIEFDGEVYGKISMKADPVKPYQQNGGPLLYFGGISPGSKEVCAKHCDVFLMWPEPEENIYATMQDMSQRAARHGRTIDFGLRIHVIVRETEEEARAYTKTLMSKFDAAVGEQLKSRTQDSQSAGVLRQNELRATADPDDFIEPMLWMGIGRARSGCGGALVGTPAQIIEKLNRYMDMGIRAFVLSGYPLIEECELFGQHVLPHLPNVKLAVEQGRIPATTPVTPLTTGELRV, translated from the coding sequence ATGCTTAACGAACCTATTCAGGCGGTACCCGCCCGGACAGAAAAGCGAATCTGCGAAGTGGCCTGGTTCGATGATCTGTGCGGGGGCGACACGGCCTTCCTCGGAACCCTCGACCCCGATCGGCGCAGTAACTACGCACATTGCGCCGACATTATGAAAACGGCCGACCGACTGGGCTTCGAAAATATCCTGCTGCCAACCTCTTACATAGTTGGGCAAGAAGTACTGCCCTTTGCCGGAGCCATGGCCCCTCAGGTGAAAAATATTTCGATGCTGACGGCTGTTCGTACCGGCGAGATCCATCCGCCCATGCTGGCCCGGCATATCGCTACCCTCGACCATATGCTGGAAGGGCGACTGACTATCAACATCATCAACTCCGACCTCCCCGGACTTAAAGAAGATCATGAATTTCGATACAAACGCTGCGAAGAAGTTATCGAAATCCTGAAACAGGGCTGGACCCAAGACCGAATTGAGTTCGACGGGGAGGTTTACGGGAAAATCAGCATGAAGGCTGACCCGGTGAAACCGTACCAGCAAAACGGTGGGCCGCTGCTTTATTTCGGCGGCATCTCACCGGGCTCTAAAGAAGTCTGCGCCAAACATTGCGACGTTTTTCTGATGTGGCCCGAGCCGGAAGAGAATATCTACGCCACCATGCAGGACATGAGCCAGCGGGCGGCCCGGCACGGTCGTACCATCGACTTCGGGCTGCGGATTCACGTTATTGTGCGCGAAACAGAGGAGGAAGCCCGAGCCTACACCAAAACCCTGATGTCGAAGTTCGATGCCGCCGTGGGCGAGCAGCTGAAGAGCCGGACACAGGATTCTCAATCGGCGGGGGTGTTGCGTCAGAACGAGCTACGTGCCACCGCCGACCCCGATGATTTCATTGAACCGATGCTCTGGATGGGCATTGGCCGCGCCCGGTCGGGTTGCGGAGGGGCTTTGGTAGGGACACCAGCGCAGATTATTGAGAAACTGAACCGCTACATGGACATGGGCATCCGGGCGTTTGTGCTGTCGGGCTATCCGCTCATCGAAGAATGTGAGTTGTTTGGGCAACATGTGTTACCGCACCTGCCCAATGTGAAATTAGCGGTAGAGCAGGGCCGAATTCCCGCCACAACACCCGTAACGCCACTTACTACCGGCGAGCTGCGGGTTTAA
- a CDS encoding alpha amylase catalytic region (PFAM: alpha amylase catalytic region~SMART: alpha amylase catalytic sub domain~KEGG: avn:Avin_08330 sucrose isomerase) translates to MNYKDAVIYQIYPRSFADSNGDGIGDLPGIASKLDYLAELGVDILWLSPIFDSPNADNGYDVSDYEAIMPEFGTMADFDNLLAGVHQRGMRLILDLVVNHSSDEHRWFQESRKSKDNPYRDYYIWRTPKLTADGPAEPNNWQSIFSGPAWAFDETTGEYYLHLFATKQPDLNWEHPPLREAIYKMMRFWLDKGVDGFRMDVIPFLSKDQTFPDYPAGRYGDSSVHANGPRIHEFLQEMNHEVLSRYGRAGEGCVSIGEGIGVTAELANLYVGKDRHELNMIYHFDHAVPREEYRFVDPAPEFTVLELKAIFAKWNLALDSIDPATQATGGWQNIYFGNHDNPRCISRFGDPERYPYESATMLATVLLTQRGTPNIYQGDEIGMTNCAFDTIDEYNDIQVKNAWQALITQGEHSPEVFLATANQIARDHARTPMQWSDAPNAGFTTGQPWLKINHNYQTINVSQQEATPRSVLHYYQKLLRWRKQTLAIHEGTYSDLLPDHPSLWVFERTLNNVTFYTVANFSGDFVVIPVIQGVSLSDNQLVLANLPNQTDTLQPFEARIYERKKTGISDE, encoded by the coding sequence ATGAATTACAAAGATGCAGTCATTTATCAAATCTACCCGCGTTCCTTTGCCGATAGTAACGGCGATGGCATTGGGGATTTGCCCGGAATAGCCAGTAAGCTGGATTATCTGGCTGAATTAGGCGTCGATATTTTATGGTTGAGTCCCATTTTCGATTCACCCAACGCCGACAATGGCTACGATGTTTCCGACTATGAAGCCATCATGCCCGAGTTTGGTACCATGGCCGATTTTGATAACCTGCTGGCAGGTGTGCATCAGCGCGGTATGCGGCTCATCCTGGATCTGGTTGTCAACCATAGCTCCGACGAGCACCGCTGGTTTCAGGAAAGCCGCAAAAGCAAAGACAATCCATACCGGGACTACTACATCTGGCGCACCCCCAAACTCACGGCCGACGGTCCCGCTGAACCCAACAACTGGCAGTCGATCTTTTCAGGACCGGCCTGGGCGTTCGATGAAACCACGGGCGAGTATTATCTTCATTTGTTCGCAACTAAACAACCCGACCTCAACTGGGAGCACCCGCCCCTGCGCGAAGCCATTTACAAAATGATGCGTTTCTGGCTCGACAAAGGCGTCGATGGGTTCCGGATGGACGTTATTCCGTTTTTGTCGAAAGACCAGACATTCCCGGATTACCCGGCGGGTCGTTACGGCGATTCGAGCGTTCATGCCAATGGACCGCGCATTCATGAGTTTTTGCAGGAAATGAATCATGAGGTCCTCAGCCGGTACGGGCGCGCTGGTGAAGGCTGCGTCAGCATTGGCGAGGGTATTGGCGTTACGGCCGAACTGGCAAACCTGTATGTGGGTAAAGACCGGCATGAACTGAACATGATCTATCATTTCGACCATGCCGTACCCCGTGAAGAATACCGGTTCGTTGACCCGGCCCCCGAGTTCACCGTACTTGAGTTGAAAGCCATCTTTGCCAAATGGAATCTCGCTCTCGACAGCATCGACCCCGCAACCCAGGCCACGGGCGGCTGGCAAAATATTTACTTTGGGAATCACGATAATCCCCGATGCATCTCCCGCTTTGGTGATCCGGAACGCTACCCGTACGAATCAGCAACCATGCTGGCAACGGTTCTGCTTACCCAACGGGGTACACCCAATATTTATCAGGGCGACGAAATTGGTATGACCAACTGCGCGTTCGACACCATTGACGAGTACAACGACATTCAGGTAAAAAATGCCTGGCAGGCGTTGATCACCCAGGGGGAGCATTCGCCCGAGGTGTTTCTGGCAACGGCCAACCAGATCGCCCGCGACCACGCTCGTACACCTATGCAATGGAGCGATGCCCCGAATGCAGGGTTCACGACGGGGCAGCCGTGGCTTAAAATAAACCATAACTATCAAACAATTAATGTAAGCCAGCAGGAAGCGACTCCCCGTTCGGTACTGCATTATTACCAGAAACTACTTCGCTGGCGAAAGCAGACACTGGCTATTCATGAGGGAACGTATAGCGATTTGCTACCCGATCACCCATCTCTTTGGGTATTTGAACGTACGCTAAACAATGTTACTTTTTACACAGTTGCTAACTTCTCGGGAGACTTTGTAGTGATACCGGTCATACAGGGCGTTTCGCTTTCAGATAACCAGCTGGTTTTAGCCAATCTGCCGAACCAAACCGATACGTTACAACCGTTCGAAGCCCGTATTTATGAACGAAAAAAGACTGGTATAAGCGATGAATAA